Proteins from a single region of Acidobacteriota bacterium:
- a CDS encoding tetratricopeptide repeat protein, with translation MRQKYFLAALWTLTLGALTYGQTIDALNLKAKEAFDKQDYAAANASIANVLKRQPANEAALTLRARMNVRQGKLAEALADAEKVLVKNQRNYEALNVRGVARRELKNDLPGSVADLARALEIKPDYYYAAYNLGLTQNRFGRAGDALVSFARAAQIDPNAADPLRQRASIFINYTMYKESVAELDKAILLDAKNPALLSMRAYANLRLYLAGDDASKARFVSDADAALALDPDNSGALSVRAVKRFEAKDIDGAVADADRAIAQNPKNYIAFMVRGYVKIGKKDYDAAFEEFDKASRLTPRDSWPRNQRETALGRATGPNAMAAKAEFVKNAKLAVADDIWDFETYDALSDTFRRVDPFGDANLAKTYWEQLIAENPNNLCAIRFLGEYKARSWQEMTGYWEDALRRYDGKNGTECAAQIAFRLGREYNGRKLFSDAERAFAKAKELKPDIEFLDNNIAANKVERAEREKPLPIVTRQTVSTRRDPASTGPIASPMRLRAALAAYDQAHKLIELDVRELQGAISKYNSAGYYSYLYTGTRLRIDRIAARARDRVNSLLKAEGDFLPQELKDHLESDLDIIGSALSPN, from the coding sequence ATGCGACAAAAGTACTTTCTTGCAGCGCTGTGGACACTTACGCTCGGCGCCTTGACCTACGGCCAAACAATCGATGCCCTCAATCTGAAGGCGAAAGAAGCCTTCGACAAACAGGATTACGCGGCGGCAAATGCGTCGATTGCAAACGTTCTCAAACGTCAGCCGGCGAATGAAGCGGCGCTGACACTGCGCGCGCGGATGAACGTCCGTCAGGGCAAACTCGCCGAAGCCCTCGCCGACGCCGAAAAGGTACTCGTCAAGAATCAAAGGAATTACGAAGCGCTCAATGTCCGCGGCGTCGCGCGGCGCGAATTGAAGAACGATCTTCCTGGATCGGTCGCCGACCTCGCGCGGGCACTCGAGATCAAACCGGACTACTATTACGCCGCGTACAATCTCGGCCTGACCCAAAACAGGTTCGGCCGCGCCGGCGACGCTCTCGTCTCGTTCGCGCGTGCCGCACAGATCGATCCAAACGCCGCCGACCCGCTCCGGCAACGCGCATCGATCTTTATCAATTACACGATGTACAAGGAATCGGTTGCCGAACTCGACAAAGCGATCCTGCTCGACGCGAAAAATCCGGCATTGTTATCGATGCGGGCTTATGCGAATCTGAGGCTCTACCTTGCGGGTGACGATGCCTCGAAGGCGCGCTTCGTTTCCGATGCTGACGCGGCGCTCGCCCTCGACCCGGACAATTCGGGCGCGCTTTCGGTTCGTGCCGTCAAACGATTCGAGGCAAAGGACATCGACGGCGCAGTGGCCGATGCCGACCGCGCGATCGCGCAGAATCCGAAGAATTATATCGCGTTTATGGTTCGCGGATACGTCAAGATCGGTAAGAAAGACTACGACGCGGCCTTTGAGGAATTCGACAAAGCGTCGCGACTGACGCCCCGGGATTCCTGGCCGCGAAACCAGCGCGAAACTGCGCTCGGCCGCGCGACCGGGCCGAACGCGATGGCCGCAAAGGCCGAATTTGTCAAAAACGCAAAACTCGCGGTAGCGGACGATATCTGGGATTTCGAAACCTATGACGCGCTCAGCGACACTTTCCGCCGTGTCGATCCGTTCGGCGACGCCAATCTCGCCAAAACGTACTGGGAACAACTCATCGCGGAAAACCCGAACAACCTGTGCGCGATCCGTTTTCTCGGTGAATACAAAGCCCGAAGTTGGCAGGAAATGACCGGATACTGGGAGGACGCCTTGCGACGTTACGACGGGAAGAACGGAACCGAATGCGCCGCCCAGATCGCGTTCCGCCTCGGCCGTGAATATAACGGCCGGAAGTTGTTCAGTGACGCCGAACGGGCGTTTGCCAAGGCGAAGGAACTCAAACCGGACATCGAGTTCCTCGACAACAACATCGCCGCCAACAAAGTCGAGCGCGCCGAACGTGAAAAACCGCTTCCGATCGTCACCCGCCAAACCGTGTCGACGCGGCGGGATCCGGCCTCGACCGGCCCGATCGCGAGTCCGATGCGTCTCCGTGCCGCACTCGCAGCCTACGATCAAGCTCATAAACTAATCGAACTCGATGTCCGCGAACTTCAGGGGGCGATCAGCAAATACAACAGCGCGGGATATTATTCCTATCTTTACACCGGGACCAGGCTCCGCATCGACAGGATCGCGGCACGCGCCCGCGACCGCGTCAACAGCCTCCTCAAAGCCGAGGGCGACTTTCTTCCGCAGGAACTCAAAGATCACCTCGAATCGGATCTCGACATCATCGGTTCCGCCCTCAGCCCGAACTGA
- a CDS encoding winged helix-turn-helix domain-containing protein, whose amino-acid sequence MTSNINNLRSFGDFRLDAERKVLWHGDEPVKLALKEIELLCLLTENGGEVVTKDEILSRIWTDSFVEESNLSRYVYRLRKMFAEYGESEIIQTIPRRGYRFTGKIDLEPDDALLTIERRSVTETVIEVTEDSEQPGFISGPGKRSGIGFLRRNARWAAVCGLLIAVAVGGYIFTRGGSSEPTIRTIAILPLRTLGNEENRALSLGFADALITSLGKLQDIKVSPTALVTQFADENAAPIETGKKLGTDAILDGTLQKANGQLRVTLRLIRVSDGVQIWAGAFDESETRIFQLQDAMAFQTAQALKLKLNPDLGGKRPTENIEAYNLYLKGRYFWSERSIESYLKAIRAFEESIALDPNFALGYSGVADCYTLLEQRGGLTPAEAFPKAEAAARKALELDETLADAHASVGLVRALYRWDWNGAEKHYTRAIELDPNNVNALGSNAMNMIGLGRFAEAEAQLNRAAQIDPTSRGIAVYLGWLYYFTRQYDRAIEQSRKALELDEKQTTPLLILRAASELRGLQAEAVEAELSRLGRRDPAIVEPLREAFQHSGIKGFWKKQVEFLRERAGRSTEVADYNVATRLALLGETDEAILEIEKGFNNRGSMWHQIGVDPVFDSLRDDDRFKALVTRLNH is encoded by the coding sequence ATGACCAGTAATATCAACAACTTACGCAGTTTCGGGGATTTCCGTCTCGATGCCGAGCGAAAAGTTCTTTGGCACGGCGACGAACCTGTGAAGCTTGCGCTTAAAGAGATTGAATTGCTTTGCCTTCTGACCGAAAACGGCGGCGAGGTGGTGACGAAGGACGAAATACTGTCGCGCATCTGGACCGATTCTTTCGTCGAAGAGAGCAACCTTTCGCGATACGTTTACCGGCTTCGGAAGATGTTCGCGGAATACGGCGAATCTGAGATCATTCAGACGATCCCGCGCCGAGGTTACCGGTTTACGGGAAAGATCGATCTCGAGCCGGACGATGCGCTACTGACGATCGAAAGACGGTCGGTCACCGAAACAGTCATCGAGGTCACTGAGGACTCGGAGCAGCCCGGGTTCATTTCCGGTCCCGGCAAACGGTCGGGAATCGGGTTTCTGAGACGAAACGCGCGATGGGCCGCGGTTTGCGGGCTCTTGATTGCAGTCGCGGTCGGCGGGTACATATTCACCCGCGGCGGATCCTCGGAGCCGACGATCCGAACGATCGCGATCTTGCCGCTCCGAACGCTTGGCAACGAGGAGAACAGGGCTTTGAGTCTCGGGTTTGCGGATGCGCTCATCACAAGTCTCGGGAAACTTCAGGACATCAAGGTATCGCCGACGGCGCTGGTCACTCAATTCGCGGACGAGAACGCGGCACCCATTGAGACCGGCAAGAAACTCGGGACTGACGCGATCCTCGACGGCACTCTTCAAAAGGCAAACGGCCAACTTCGGGTTACGCTGCGGCTGATCCGCGTCAGCGACGGCGTCCAGATCTGGGCCGGAGCGTTCGACGAATCCGAGACCAGGATATTTCAGCTCCAGGACGCGATGGCCTTTCAAACGGCGCAGGCGCTTAAGCTGAAACTCAACCCCGATCTCGGCGGCAAGCGTCCGACCGAGAATATCGAAGCTTACAATCTTTACCTGAAGGGCCGGTACTTCTGGAGCGAGCGCTCGATCGAGTCGTACCTCAAGGCGATCAGGGCGTTCGAGGAATCGATCGCGCTCGATCCGAACTTCGCGCTCGGGTATTCGGGAGTGGCCGACTGCTACACGCTTCTCGAACAGCGCGGTGGGCTGACGCCGGCGGAGGCTTTTCCGAAAGCAGAGGCGGCGGCGCGCAAGGCGCTTGAGCTTGACGAGACGCTGGCCGATGCGCACGCCTCGGTCGGTTTGGTGAGGGCATTGTACCGTTGGGACTGGAACGGTGCTGAAAAACACTATACGCGGGCGATCGAACTCGATCCGAACAACGTGAACGCGCTCGGTTCGAATGCAATGAATATGATTGGCCTTGGCCGTTTCGCCGAGGCCGAGGCGCAACTTAACCGGGCCGCGCAGATCGATCCGACTTCGCGCGGCATCGCCGTCTACCTTGGTTGGTTGTATTACTTCACACGGCAATACGACCGGGCGATCGAGCAGTCGCGCAAAGCTCTCGAACTTGATGAAAAACAGACGACACCGCTCCTGATCCTGCGGGCCGCGAGCGAGCTCAGAGGATTGCAGGCCGAAGCGGTCGAGGCGGAATTGAGCCGGTTGGGAAGGCGCGACCCGGCGATCGTCGAGCCGTTGCGCGAGGCTTTTCAACATTCTGGAATCAAGGGATTTTGGAAGAAGCAGGTGGAGTTTCTTCGCGAACGGGCCGGCCGCAGCACCGAAGTTGCGGATTACAACGTCGCGACGCGCTTGGCTCTATTGGGTGAAACCGACGAAGCGATCCTTGAGATCGAAAAGGGTTTCAACAATCGCGGTTCGATGTGGCATCAGATCGGGGTCGATCCGGTTTTCGACTCGCTGCGCGACGATGATCGGTTCAAGGCACTTGTAACACGGCTGAATCATTGA
- a CDS encoding VCBS repeat-containing protein: protein MKIGCNAWNLSRLMSVICFLAAAAFGQAGLPTLSVNDVRLEEGNSGTTTFGFTVTLSSASAQTVTVNTSTTDLSAHEPFDYIRIPATLLVFEPGQTTKTVNVSVIGETVPEPDETFIVNLVGPQNATIQRAEGIGTIDDDDTVISFDTPADFDGDDKSDISVFRPSNGQWWLNRSLAGLIVHTFGNSTDILTPADFTGDGVTDVAVFRPLDGSWYVLRSEDFTYFSFPFGTAGDIPLAADYDGDDRADAAVFRPSNSIWYVQRSSGGIVIEAFGAAGDRPVPADYDGDGKTDIAIFRPSAGQWWLNRSTAGVIALTFGTSSDKCVPGDYTGDGKADIAFWRPSNGDWFVLRSEDWTFYSFPYGVNGDLPVPGDYDGDGKFDAAVFRPAGATWYLKRSTAGQFAMGFGLPTDVPAAGIAP from the coding sequence ATGAAGATCGGTTGCAATGCATGGAATCTCTCGCGGCTGATGTCGGTCATTTGCTTTTTGGCAGCGGCGGCGTTTGGGCAGGCTGGATTGCCGACGCTGTCGGTCAATGACGTGAGGCTCGAAGAGGGAAATAGCGGGACGACGACGTTCGGTTTTACCGTCACACTGAGCAGCGCGTCGGCCCAGACGGTGACCGTCAACACTTCGACGACCGATCTTTCGGCTCACGAACCATTCGATTACATCCGGATCCCGGCGACGCTGCTCGTTTTCGAGCCCGGGCAAACGACCAAAACGGTCAACGTTTCGGTCATCGGCGAGACCGTTCCCGAACCGGACGAGACCTTTATCGTCAACCTCGTCGGACCTCAGAACGCGACAATCCAGCGCGCCGAGGGAATAGGCACGATCGATGACGACGACACCGTCATCAGTTTCGACACGCCGGCCGATTTTGACGGCGACGACAAATCTGATATCTCTGTCTTCCGCCCATCGAACGGGCAATGGTGGCTCAACCGGAGCCTCGCCGGACTTATCGTCCATACGTTCGGCAACTCCACCGACATCCTTACTCCGGCTGATTTCACCGGCGACGGCGTTACAGATGTCGCCGTTTTCCGGCCTTTGGACGGAAGCTGGTACGTCCTTCGGAGCGAAGATTTTACTTACTTTTCATTTCCGTTCGGGACCGCCGGCGACATCCCGCTGGCGGCCGATTACGACGGCGACGATCGCGCTGACGCCGCCGTTTTCAGGCCGTCGAACTCGATTTGGTATGTTCAGCGCTCATCCGGCGGGATCGTGATCGAGGCTTTCGGCGCCGCCGGCGACCGCCCAGTGCCTGCGGATTACGACGGCGACGGCAAGACCGATATCGCCATCTTTCGTCCGTCCGCCGGCCAGTGGTGGCTGAACCGGTCGACCGCCGGGGTCATCGCGCTGACCTTCGGGACGTCGTCGGACAAATGCGTGCCCGGCGATTACACGGGCGACGGCAAGGCCGACATTGCCTTTTGGCGGCCGTCGAACGGCGATTGGTTTGTTCTGCGCAGCGAGGATTGGACGTTCTACTCGTTCCCGTACGGCGTCAACGGCGATCTGCCCGTGCCCGGCGACTACGACGGCGACGGCAAGTTCGACGCCGCCGTGTTCCGGCCTGCCGGCGCAACCTGGTATCTCAAACGATCGACCGCGGGCCAGTTTGCGATGGGTTTCGGACTCCCGACCGATGTTCCGGCGGCCGGCATCGCCCCGTGA
- a CDS encoding DUF4157 domain-containing protein, which produces MPDNNNNVNGTAHLPTPQDVKSNSQSTPLPPTLQHHYENELQADLSNVRVHQGHAPTLLGVQSYTSGQDVFFAPGKYQPHTEDGRQLLAHELTHVVQQRQGSANDE; this is translated from the coding sequence ATGCCAGATAACAACAATAACGTCAACGGCACGGCCCATCTGCCGACACCGCAAGACGTGAAATCGAATTCACAGAGCACCCCGTTGCCGCCGACGCTCCAGCATCACTACGAAAACGAATTGCAGGCGGATCTGTCGAACGTCCGCGTCCACCAGGGGCACGCGCCGACATTGCTGGGCGTGCAGTCGTACACGTCGGGCCAGGATGTTTTTTTTGCGCCGGGAAAGTATCAGCCTCATACCGAGGACGGCCGGCAGTTGCTGGCGCACGAGCTGACCCACGTCGTGCAGCAGCGGCAGGGAAGTGCGAACGACGAATAA
- a CDS encoding tail fiber domain-containing protein — protein MKYFSAILFCLTLCAANLAAFGQTTQFTYQGSLKNSGVAANGNFDFEFALYSAGGTQLGPTVALNNVPVANGIFAVTLDFGNQFPGASRLLEIRVRPTGSGTAFTILTPRQVVSTSPYSMRSSISTIADNALLLGGLPAASFIQNTTTQQSSTNFNIGGTGNASVFNATTQFNIGGSRVFTISGVENTFAGINAGLSNTASVGNSFFGNSAGQNNSTGGQNSFFGARAGQLSNGTGNSFFGYSAGLVNTLGSDNSFFGAGAGDANTTANSNSFFGRVAGGNNTSGSENSFFGTRAGQSNVGASFNSFFGYEAGKASFTNSINNSFFGHQAGLLTGNGSNNSFFGSSSGAGNTDGTDNSFFGVSSGRANNDGNRNSFYGRLSGRFNTFGSDNTFVGYNSGDSNTIGNNNTLVGSETDVVGPNSISFGTAIGAGATVATSNTVVLGRTSDQVLVKGIFKATQLQFGSSFTVNYESLSLPGNNAACWGTDEIYGNYFGKCVSSIRFKTNVNDFKDGLELINRLRPVTFDWKSNGSTTIGLIAEEVNEVEPLLAVKDKDNVVESVRFEGVTVVLVNAVKQQQKQIEDQQKQIEEQRELLERQRLALEALRKLVCAQNTSIEVCRPLN, from the coding sequence ATGAAATACTTTAGCGCGATTCTATTTTGTCTGACATTGTGCGCGGCGAATTTGGCCGCTTTTGGTCAGACAACACAGTTTACATACCAGGGCAGCCTGAAAAACAGCGGCGTGGCCGCAAACGGGAATTTCGATTTCGAATTCGCTCTCTATTCGGCAGGCGGGACGCAGTTGGGCCCGACGGTCGCATTGAACAACGTGCCCGTCGCGAACGGTATCTTCGCAGTCACGCTAGATTTCGGGAACCAGTTCCCGGGAGCTTCGCGCTTGCTCGAGATCCGGGTCCGCCCAACCGGAAGCGGTACAGCCTTCACGATCCTGACACCGCGCCAAGTTGTCAGTACTTCGCCGTATTCGATGAGAAGCTCGATTTCGACGATTGCCGACAATGCGCTGCTCCTCGGCGGTTTACCGGCGGCAAGTTTCATACAAAACACCACGACTCAACAATCATCGACAAACTTCAACATCGGCGGCACCGGCAACGCCTCGGTTTTCAACGCCACGACGCAGTTCAACATTGGCGGCAGCCGCGTCTTCACGATTTCGGGCGTTGAAAACACCTTTGCCGGGATCAATGCCGGCCTTTCAAACACCGCGAGCGTCGGGAATTCCTTCTTCGGGAATTCTGCGGGGCAGAATAATTCGACGGGAGGGCAAAATTCATTTTTCGGCGCGAGGGCCGGGCAATTGAGCAACGGAACCGGAAATTCATTTTTCGGCTATTCGGCCGGTCTCGTCAATACTCTCGGCAGCGACAATTCGTTCTTCGGCGCCGGTGCGGGCGACGCCAATACGACCGCAAACTCAAATTCCTTCTTCGGCCGGGTCGCCGGCGGCAACAACACGTCCGGCTCCGAGAATTCTTTCTTCGGAACGCGCGCCGGCCAATCGAACGTCGGGGCGAGTTTCAACTCATTTTTCGGATACGAAGCCGGCAAAGCTTCGTTTACGAATTCGATCAACAATTCGTTTTTCGGCCATCAGGCCGGGTTGCTGACGGGCAATGGGAGCAATAACTCTTTCTTCGGTTCCTCGAGCGGAGCCGGAAATACGGACGGAACCGACAACTCATTTTTCGGCGTAAGCAGCGGCCGCGCGAACAACGACGGTAACAGGAACAGTTTTTACGGACGCCTTTCCGGACGATTCAATACTTTCGGGAGCGACAATACTTTTGTCGGCTACAACTCCGGGGATTCGAATACGATCGGCAACAACAATACTCTGGTCGGATCCGAAACCGACGTCGTCGGACCTAATTCGATTTCGTTCGGGACCGCAATCGGCGCCGGCGCGACGGTTGCAACCAGCAATACGGTGGTCCTGGGGCGAACAAGCGATCAGGTCCTTGTCAAGGGGATCTTCAAGGCGACGCAGCTTCAGTTTGGGTCGTCGTTCACGGTGAATTATGAGAGCCTGTCGTTGCCCGGGAACAACGCCGCTTGCTGGGGAACCGATGAGATCTACGGCAACTATTTCGGAAAATGCGTCTCAAGCATCCGCTTCAAAACGAATGTCAACGATTTCAAAGACGGACTCGAACTGATCAATCGCCTGCGTCCCGTCACCTTTGACTGGAAATCGAACGGTTCGACCACGATTGGTTTGATCGCCGAGGAAGTCAACGAGGTCGAGCCGCTGCTGGCGGTCAAAGACAAGGACAACGTCGTTGAAAGCGTCAGATTCGAGGGCGTCACCGTCGTTCTGGTCAATGCCGTCAAGCAGCAGCAGAAACAGATCGAAGATCAGCAGAAACAGATCGAAGAACAACGCGAACTGCTGGAGCGGCAACGACTGGCGCTTGAAGCGCTGCGAAAACTCGTCTGCGCACAAAACACGTCGATCGAGGTTTGCCGTCCGCTGAACTGA
- a CDS encoding VCBS repeat-containing protein — MKLILLTVFLLAVAVCPLRAQSGQTFQIERNVLASGGGRVSGGNFQIEGTIAETVAGSQSTRGGFSFTSGFWAAASNPSIIRSPFDFDGDGKSDISIFRPSLGQWWLNRSSLGTITHTFGNAADKITPADFTGDGFTDVAIFRPSVGEWFVLRSEDFSFFSFPFGASGDIPVPADYDGDGKSDAAVFRPSTSTWFVQRSTGGTTIEVFGVTGDFPVPADYDGDNLADIAVFRPALGQWWLKRSSEGVIALTFGTSTDKNVQGDYTGDGRADIAFWRPSTGEWFILRSESYTFFSFPFGQNGDTPAPGDYDGDGRIDATVFRQSNATWFSQRSTAGTLIQSFGLATDIPVPGAFVR, encoded by the coding sequence ATGAAACTCATTTTATTGACAGTCTTTTTGCTGGCTGTGGCTGTTTGCCCGCTAAGGGCGCAATCGGGCCAGACGTTTCAGATCGAAAGGAACGTTCTCGCGAGCGGCGGCGGACGAGTTTCCGGCGGGAACTTTCAGATCGAAGGGACGATCGCCGAAACCGTCGCCGGATCGCAGAGCACCCGCGGCGGGTTCAGCTTCACGTCCGGTTTCTGGGCGGCCGCAAGCAATCCATCGATCATCCGGTCGCCATTCGATTTCGACGGCGACGGCAAGTCGGACATTTCGATTTTCCGGCCCAGCCTCGGTCAATGGTGGCTCAACCGAAGCTCGCTCGGCACCATTACGCACACCTTCGGCAATGCGGCCGACAAAATAACGCCAGCGGATTTTACCGGTGACGGTTTCACGGATGTTGCGATCTTCCGGCCTTCCGTCGGCGAGTGGTTCGTACTCCGAAGTGAGGATTTTTCGTTTTTCAGCTTTCCGTTCGGCGCATCGGGCGACATTCCCGTTCCTGCCGATTATGACGGCGACGGAAAGTCCGATGCGGCGGTGTTCCGACCCTCGACGTCGACGTGGTTCGTCCAGCGTTCCACCGGGGGCACGACGATCGAAGTATTTGGCGTCACGGGGGATTTCCCGGTTCCGGCCGATTACGACGGCGACAATCTCGCGGACATCGCGGTCTTCCGGCCCGCGCTTGGCCAGTGGTGGCTCAAACGCTCGAGCGAGGGCGTGATCGCGCTGACGTTCGGCACCTCGACCGACAAGAACGTTCAGGGCGATTATACTGGCGACGGACGCGCGGATATTGCATTCTGGCGACCGTCAACGGGTGAGTGGTTCATTCTTCGTTCCGAGTCATATACGTTTTTCAGCTTTCCGTTCGGACAAAACGGCGACACGCCCGCGCCGGGAGACTACGACGGCGACGGGAGGATCGACGCCACCGTTTTCCGCCAATCGAACGCGACTTGGTTCTCGCAGCGGTCCACCGCCGGAACGTTGATCCAAAGTTTCGGACTGGCAACAGACATTCCGGTGCCGGGCGCATTTGTAAGATAG
- the sulP gene encoding sulfate permease, with protein sequence MHQEFKPKLLTILQAGYSRQQLVKDVTAGITVGIVALPLSIALAIASGAKPEQGLYTAIVAGFVIAVLGGSRAQISGPTGAFIVIVYGIIQQYGYEGLVTATFIAGILLVLMGLARMGALLKFVPYPVTVGFTSGIALIIFSSQIRDLFGLTIENVPADFVEKWIAYAEHFATFNIYSIIVGAASLAIIAVWPRVTHRVPGMLVAIVVMTVAARFFELPVETIQSRFGEVPNSLPSPHLPQISWDLVKKMFSPAVTIALLAGLESLLSSVVADGMLGTRHRSNMELIAQGAGNIVSVIFGGLPATGAIARTATNIKNGGRTPIAAVVHSVVLLLILMFAGSYASLIPLSTLAAVLIVVAYNMSEWREFGQLLKSPKSDVAVLIVTFLLTVFVELTTAIQVGVLLAAFLFLQRMSTNTQLKDITDNLREREDSETRDMSKIEIPPGVEAFEIYGSLFFGAVEHFKDALRRVSTDPKVLILRMRDVNSIDASGLHSLSELRRDLEAKGCTVIFSAVAPGVFKLMKKSGFVAEAGKDRFAKDIYQALEIARNHSADEARS encoded by the coding sequence GTGCACCAAGAGTTCAAACCGAAACTTCTGACGATCCTTCAGGCCGGCTATTCCCGCCAGCAGCTGGTCAAGGACGTCACCGCGGGAATCACTGTCGGCATCGTCGCGCTCCCGCTTTCGATCGCGCTCGCCATCGCCTCGGGAGCAAAGCCCGAGCAGGGACTTTACACGGCGATCGTCGCCGGATTCGTGATCGCCGTCCTCGGCGGCAGCCGCGCCCAGATCAGCGGGCCGACCGGCGCTTTCATCGTCATTGTTTATGGCATCATCCAGCAATACGGCTACGAAGGGCTCGTCACGGCGACGTTCATCGCCGGCATCTTGCTGGTGCTGATGGGACTTGCGCGGATGGGGGCGCTGCTCAAGTTCGTTCCTTATCCGGTCACGGTCGGGTTCACTTCGGGAATCGCACTGATCATTTTCTCGTCGCAGATCCGCGACCTTTTCGGGCTCACGATCGAAAACGTGCCGGCCGACTTCGTCGAAAAATGGATCGCCTACGCCGAACATTTCGCGACGTTCAATATCTATTCGATCATCGTCGGCGCGGCGTCGCTGGCGATCATCGCCGTCTGGCCCCGCGTTACGCACCGCGTTCCCGGAATGCTCGTCGCGATCGTTGTGATGACGGTCGCGGCGCGTTTCTTCGAACTTCCCGTCGAAACTATCCAGAGCCGCTTCGGCGAGGTTCCGAACTCGTTGCCGTCGCCGCACCTCCCGCAGATCAGCTGGGATCTCGTCAAGAAGATGTTCTCGCCCGCGGTGACGATCGCGCTCCTCGCCGGACTCGAATCGCTGCTTTCGTCGGTTGTCGCCGACGGAATGCTCGGGACGCGGCATCGGTCGAATATGGAACTGATCGCGCAGGGCGCCGGAAACATCGTGTCCGTGATTTTCGGCGGCCTGCCCGCCACGGGCGCGATCGCGCGAACGGCGACGAACATCAAGAACGGCGGCCGGACGCCGATCGCGGCGGTCGTCCATTCGGTCGTGTTGCTCCTGATCCTGATGTTCGCCGGGAGCTACGCGTCGCTGATCCCGCTCTCGACGCTGGCCGCGGTGCTGATCGTCGTCGCCTACAATATGAGCGAATGGCGCGAATTCGGACAACTGCTGAAGAGTCCGAAAAGCGATGTCGCGGTCCTCATCGTGACATTCCTGCTGACCGTTTTCGTCGAACTGACGACTGCGATCCAGGTCGGGGTGCTCCTGGCCGCGTTTTTGTTCCTGCAAAGAATGTCGACCAACACCCAGCTCAAGGATATTACCGACAACTTGCGCGAACGCGAGGACAGCGAGACGCGCGATATGTCGAAGATCGAGATCCCGCCGGGCGTCGAGGCGTTCGAGATCTACGGTTCGCTGTTCTTCGGCGCCGTGGAGCATTTCAAGGATGCGCTGCGGCGCGTCTCGACGGATCCGAAGGTACTGATCCTGCGAATGCGCGACGTGAATTCGATCGACGCGAGCGGACTTCATTCCCTCTCGGAACTCCGTCGCGACCTTGAGGCGAAAGGCTGCACCGTGATTTTCTCGGCCGTCGCCCCGGGGGTTTTCAAGCTGATGAAAAAGAGCGGTTTCGTCGCCGAGGCCGGCAAGGACAGATTCGCGAAGGACATTTATCAGGCGCTCGAGATCGCCCGCAACCATTCGGCGGACGAGGCGAGATCCTGA